The nucleotide sequence AAGCTGAGGGTGAAAAACAGGCGAGAATTTTGAGAGCAGAAGGTATAAAGCAGGAACAAATCCTAATTGCCGAAGGTCAGGCTGAAGCTATAAAGAAAGTTCTTGAGGCCTTGAAATTAGCTGATGAAAAGTATCTCACGCTTCAATATATTGAGAGGCTTCCGGAGCTGGCCAAGTACGGCAACTTAATAGTCCCATATGATACAGAAGCATTAATTGGCTTGTTAAGAGTCCTTCAAAAAGTTAGCAAGACAAAGCTACCAGAGCCAAAAGAAAATCCACCTGAGGATTCATCAGAAAATACTCCAATGGAAACAGAAAATGATAAAACTGATGAAAAATTAAAGAAAGTCTGGGAGTGATGTGTGATGGACTATTTCCCTATTTTACTTTTAATTTTGGGCTTGTTGATCATAGTCCTTGACATGATGGTTGCAGCGTTTATAACACCGATTGGTATAGCATTTGCTGTTCTTGGTTTATTGCTTGGGTTTGGTGTAAATTTCAACGTAGCTTTTGTTATATCATTAGTTGCTGCTGTCATTAGTTACCAGCTCTTTGCTAGGTTAATAAAGAAAGAGACTGTAGATATTGGAAAGCCCAAATACACCTTTGAGCTTAAAGGAAAAAAAGGTAAAGTGAAAAAGATTAAAGGAGATGAAGTCTGGGTTGAGCTTGAAGGGGAAGAATGGCTCGCTAAACCTCTCGATAATATTAAAGAAGGAGATGACGTTGTTGTGGTTGATGTTGACGGTGTAAAGCTCATAGTTAGAAAAGCTTGATTAGATTTTTAAATCTCTTGTTCCTTTTCTATTAAGGTGGCTCAAATGAAAATATACGTGAAAGTTTATCGTGTTCAAGGCGAAATTCTGCTGGCAGCATGTGATGAGGAGCTAATTGGTAGGACATTCAGAGAAGGTGGGCTTAAGTTGGAAGTTAAGGAAAGGTTCTACAAAGGTGAGCTTAGAGATGTTGAAGAACTTGAACATCTCTTAAAGGAGGCAACAATAGCAAACCTAGTTGGAGAAAGATGCGTTGGTAAAGCCATTGAGCTTGGCTATGTCGACAAAGAGAGAGTGCTTTACATCCAAGGGGTTCCCCATGCTCAGATGGCCAAAATGCTATGGTGAGATACAGTAGGGAGAATACTCCGCAATAACAGTATTGTTCTTTATAAAGGCTTTATCTAATGCGAACAGCACATTCTTTCCTTGGAAGCTTTCCACTATTGATGCATTCACATAAATCTTAAATCTTAGAATTCCCTCATCACTTGGATAGTAAAGCTTTAGTGTCCAATTCTTTTTCTCAACAGTGGGAGTGCAGTAGTACAAAGCATTAACGCCGATTATGTATTCAGTTTCATTAATTTCAATTGGAGGAGGTGTTCTGACAATAAGTATAGGCATGTAATAAACAGTTGAATTTTTCGGAAGACTCCAGAGCTCTTTTAGAGAAGTATCAAAAACTTTACCATAAGCTCCATTAATGCATGCAAACTCTGGTTTACTTTTATTCGAAGAAACTATCTCAACAAACTCTTCCTTTGAACATAACATGGTGGTATTTTCAATATAGTCTTTAACTCGATAAATTCTGATTCGTTTGTACTTTAAAGGTGGAAGAGAAGTAATTTGTATGGTTCTCTTGGAGGGAATATCACCAATATAATATTTTCCATATAGGGACAAAGTACTTTCTGAAGAACTCGTGGATTGATGTTGTATGCATCCAGCAGTTAGTATGAAGACAATAAGTATCGAAATGAGAATGTTGACTTTCATGTTTTCCCTCATAATTAATTCTTTTTTGTGTTTAGTTTATATTTTTATAGAGGTTAAGTTTTTATTGAAGATAAGGCAGTTGATGATGGTGAGGGTTATGAGTGAGAGATTCTGCTATAGGTGTGGGATAAGTGAGAGTGAGGGCGGTCCTTTAATAGATGGGCTCTGTCAAGTCTGTTTTAGAAAAGAAAATCCTGTACTTTTAATAGAAAATGAAATTAACACTGAATTGTGCCAGAACTGTGGGAGTTATAAAAAGAGGGGGGCTTGGGTTGATCCTCAAAACTATGAACTTGACCAGCTTATCTTTGAAGTTGCTGAAAATGCTCTGCTTGAAAATCTTGCAATGGATGAGCGCATCAAAGAAATAAGAATAATCCCAAAGGAGGAACTTGATGAAATTGAAGGGCTCCCAGTTGGTGTTGCATACGTAAGTTACGAGCCGGTTAACTGGCACATTGACTACTTTCCAGCGATTGTAATCTATGAACTCGAAACAAAAGCTAGAATTCATGAAATGCAGAGAGAACTTCACCATGAAAAGAAGACTGTTACAGTTTATGTCAGGCAGACAGTTTGTCCGAGATGTCAAAAGTTTCTTGGAGGCTACTTCGAGGCTATTCTGCAAGTTAGAGCTGAGGACAGAGAGCTGACTAAGGAGGAGAGAGACGAAATTGTAAAGCTCGTCCAAGAGAAAGTGGATGAGATAATGAAGAAGGACAGGATGGGGTTTATTCAAGACACCGTTGAGCTTGATGAGGGTGTTGATTTCTACATGGGTTCAACTAGGTCGGCAAGAAAACTTGCTCAAGCAATAAGAGACAAATATGGTGGAACAATAAGTGAAGCCTATGAGCTCATTGGTCTTGACAGGCAGACGAGCAGAGAAGTTTATAGAACTAGTGTAAGTGTTAGACTTCCTAAGTTCAGAAAAGGGGACATCGTTAGTGACAGGAATGGGAACATATATCGTGTCGAAGAAGTTAATGGAAAAGGAATGAACCTCACAAACTTAGCAACCCATGAGAGTGAGCACAAAGACTGGAAGACTATAAAGAGAGAGGGTGTTGATTTAGTTGAACATGAAAAGAGGGAAGCGATGCTTACAAGCTTAACTCCTAAAGAAGCTCAATTCATGGATATGGAAAATTATGAAACATTTGAAATTGAAAGACCAGAGATTGATCTAAAGGAAGGAGAAATCTACAAGCTCGTGAAAATTAAAGGCAAATACTACATTGAGAGTAAAAAGGAATAATCTCACAACTTTTATAATTCTTGGCGTTTCTCTTTTTCTTGGGTGATAAAATGAGGGTTATAGGTGTTGATCCTGGAACAAGGAGCTTTGACGTTATTGGTCTCGAGGATGGAAAGATAAAGCTCGACTTAAGCTTTCCAAGTGAAGTTGTAGCTGAAGAGCCGAGTAAAATTGTAAGAGCCATTGAAGAGTTCAACGCTGACGTAATAATTGGGCCTTCTGGTTATGGAATTCCGCTGAAGCACATCAGTGAGCTAACTGAAAAAGACAGATTTGAGATGACCCTCGTTAGGGAAGAGGAGATGAAGCAAATCCCCGTTTTAATTGGTCTCCAGAAGATGGTTGATGAGATGAGAGAAAAAGAGATGAACGTTTGGTTTATTCCAGGAATAATACACCTCCCAACGGTGCCCGAATTTAGGAAATACAACAAGATTGACATGGGAACTGCAGATAAAATGGCAATAACTGTTTTAGCAATCTACGATCAAGCTAAGCGCTTAGGCATTCCC is from Thermococcus paralvinellae and encodes:
- a CDS encoding 60S ribosomal export protein NMD3, with amino-acid sequence MSERFCYRCGISESEGGPLIDGLCQVCFRKENPVLLIENEINTELCQNCGSYKKRGAWVDPQNYELDQLIFEVAENALLENLAMDERIKEIRIIPKEELDEIEGLPVGVAYVSYEPVNWHIDYFPAIVIYELETKARIHEMQRELHHEKKTVTVYVRQTVCPRCQKFLGGYFEAILQVRAEDRELTKEERDEIVKLVQEKVDEIMKKDRMGFIQDTVELDEGVDFYMGSTRSARKLAQAIRDKYGGTISEAYELIGLDRQTSREVYRTSVSVRLPKFRKGDIVSDRNGNIYRVEEVNGKGMNLTNLATHESEHKDWKTIKREGVDLVEHEKREAMLTSLTPKEAQFMDMENYETFEIERPEIDLKEGEIYKLVKIKGKYYIESKKE
- a CDS encoding NfeD family protein; this translates as MDYFPILLLILGLLIIVLDMMVAAFITPIGIAFAVLGLLLGFGVNFNVAFVISLVAAVISYQLFARLIKKETVDIGKPKYTFELKGKKGKVKKIKGDEVWVELEGEEWLAKPLDNIKEGDDVVVVDVDGVKLIVRKA
- a CDS encoding DUF424 domain-containing protein, translating into MKIYVKVYRVQGEILLAACDEELIGRTFREGGLKLEVKERFYKGELRDVEELEHLLKEATIANLVGERCVGKAIELGYVDKERVLYIQGVPHAQMAKMLW